From a region of the Myxococcus virescens genome:
- the mvk gene encoding mevalonate kinase: protein MAPRPESLSAFGAGKVILLGEHSVVYGHPALAGPLSQGVTARAVPAKACQLALPSTLSRPQRAQLTAAFARAAEVTGAPPVKVSLEADLPLAVGLGSSAALSVACARLLLQAAGKVPTPKDAARVAWAMEQEFHGTPSGVDHTTSAAEQLVLYWRKPGAAKGTGQVVESPRPLHVVVTLAGERSPTKKTVGALRERQARWPSRYERLFTEIGRVSSEGAKAVAAGDLEALGDAMNVNQGLLAALGLSSPPLEEMVYRLRELGALGAKLTGAGGDGGAVIGLFLEPKPVVTKLRRMGVRCFSSQLAGPRAS from the coding sequence GTGGCTCCTCGTCCTGAATCCTTGTCGGCCTTTGGCGCCGGCAAGGTCATCCTGTTGGGTGAGCACAGCGTCGTGTACGGGCACCCGGCCCTGGCCGGGCCGTTGTCGCAGGGCGTGACGGCGCGCGCCGTGCCGGCGAAGGCGTGTCAGCTCGCGTTGCCCTCCACGCTCAGCCGCCCGCAGCGGGCGCAGCTCACGGCGGCGTTCGCCCGTGCAGCGGAGGTGACGGGCGCGCCGCCGGTGAAGGTGTCGCTGGAGGCGGACCTGCCGCTGGCGGTGGGCCTGGGAAGCTCGGCGGCGCTGTCGGTGGCGTGCGCGCGGTTGCTGCTCCAGGCGGCGGGGAAGGTGCCCACGCCGAAGGACGCGGCGCGTGTGGCGTGGGCGATGGAGCAGGAGTTCCACGGCACGCCGTCCGGCGTGGACCACACCACCAGCGCGGCGGAGCAACTGGTCCTCTACTGGCGCAAGCCGGGGGCCGCCAAGGGGACGGGGCAGGTGGTGGAGAGCCCCAGGCCCTTGCACGTGGTGGTGACGCTCGCGGGTGAGCGCAGCCCCACGAAGAAGACGGTGGGGGCGCTGCGGGAGCGGCAGGCACGCTGGCCGTCGCGCTACGAGCGCCTGTTCACGGAGATTGGACGGGTGTCCTCGGAGGGCGCGAAGGCGGTGGCGGCGGGAGATTTGGAGGCACTGGGCGACGCGATGAACGTCAACCAGGGTTTGCTCGCGGCGTTGGGCCTGTCGTCGCCGCCGTTGGAAGAGATGGTCTACCGGTTGCGGGAGCTGGGGGCGCTGGGCGCCAAGCTGACCGGAGCTGGTGGAGATGGTGGGGCCGTCATCGGCCTGTTCCTTGAGCCCAAGCCGGTGGTGACGAAGCTCCGCCGGATGGGCGTGCGCTGCTTCAGCAGCCAGCTCGCGGGTCCGCGGGCGTCGTGA